AGGGCTGCGTCCGGGGCCGGTCGGCGGAAGTATTTCCGTCGATCGGCCCCGGCCGTTGCGTGTACGGTTCTGGTGTCCCTGCCAAGCGACGGCGTGGCAGGCCACCGAACCCGAACCGGCGGGACATCCGGCACCGCATGTACGTGGGGACTCTGTCCTTCGACCTGCTCCTCGGCGACGTTCATTCGTTGAAGGAGAAACGCTCCGTCGTCCGGCCCATCGTCGCCGAGCTCCAGCGCAAGTTCTCCGTGAGCGCGGCGGAAGTGGGCGACCAGGACCTTCACCGCAGGGCCCGGCTGGGCGTCGCGCTGGTGTCCGGGGACCACGGATTCGTATCGGACGTGCTCGACCGCTGTGAGCGGCTCGTGGCCGCGCGTCCGGAGGTGGAACTCCTTTCGGTACGCCGAAGGCTCCACACTGATGAAGACTGATTTGAGCAAGGCAAAGAAGGAGAAGGACCAGTGGCCGACAACGCGCGGGCGAAGAAGCTGGCAGACCTCATCCGGGAGGTGGTCGCCGAGAAGCTGCAGCGCGGCATCAAGGACCCCCGCCTGGGTACGCACGTGACCATCACGGACACCCGCGTCACCGGTGACCTGCGGGAGGCCACGGTCTTCTACACGGTCTACGGCGACGACGAGGAGCGCGCGAGCGCCGCGGCGGGCCTGGAGAGCGCCAAGGGCATCCTCCGTTCGGCCGTGGGCCGGGCGGCGGGGACCAAGTTCACCCCGACCCTGACCTTCGTGGCCGACGCCCTCCCGGAGAACGCCCGCACCATCGAGGACCTCCTCGACAAGGCGCGCGCCTCCGACGCCCAGGTGCGTCAGGCCTCCTCGGGCGCCACCTTCGCGGGTGACGCCGACCCCTACAAGAAGCAGGGCGAGGACGAAGCCGCCGAATGAGCACCTCGGGAAAGACGCCCGACGGGCTTGTCATCGTCGACAAGCCGTCGGGCTTCACTTCGCACGACGTCGTGGCCAAGATGCGCGGGATCGCCAAGACCCGCCGCGTCGGCCACGCCGGCACGCTCGACCCCATGGCCACGGGCGTCCTCGTCCTCGGCGTGGAGCGGGCGACCAAGCTCCTCGGTCACCTCGCGCTGACCGAGAAGGAGTACCTGGGCACCATCCGCCTGGGCCAGACGACGATCACCGACGACGCCGAGGGCGAGATCACGGCGTCGGTCGACGCTTCGAAGGTCACCCGCGAGCAGATCGACGCCGGCGTCGCCGAGCTGACCGGCGACATCATGCAGGTCCCGTCGAAGGTCTCCGCGATCAAGATCGACGGCAAGCGGTCGTACGCGCGCGTGCGCGGCGGCGAGGAGTTCGAGATCCCGGCCCGCCCGGTCACCGTCTCCTCCTTCCGCGTGTACGACGTCCGCGAGGAGACCGCCGAGGACGGCACGCCCGTCGTCGACCTGGTCGTCTCGGTGGTCTGCTCCTCCGGTACGTACATCCGGGCGCTCGCCCGGGACCTCGGCGCCGGACTCGGCGTGGGCGGCCACCTGACCGCACTGCGCCGCACCCGGGTCGGCCCGTACAAGCTGGACTCGGCCAGGACCCTGGACCAGCTCCAGGAGGAGCTCACGGTCATGCCGGTCGCCGACGCGGCCGCGGCGGCGTTCCCGCGCTGGGACGTCGACGAGAAGCGGGCCAGGCTGCTGCTCAACGGCGTCCGCCTGGAGATGCCGGAGTACCCGAAGGGGCCCGTCGCGGTCTACGGGCCCGAGGGGAAGCTGCTCGCGCTGGTCGAGGACCAGCGGGGCAAGGCGAAGAGCCTCGCCGTCTTCGGCTGAGCCGACCTCCGAACGTGGGGCGGGCACGCGCGCGCGTGCCCGCCCCACGTTTCTTTCCCCCCTCGGTTTCCCCCGTGGAGTGTCTGTCCGGCGGAGCCGCCGAAATTCACCCCATCAGGGAGGCGCTCGGAGTGAACGGGGGAGTGGGAGGGGGCGCGTTTCCCCGCGAGCGCCTCCGGGTGATCACCGGCCGCCTACCGTCGACATCATGGGAAGCGGGGACCTGGCGACGCTGGTGCGCATCTGCGATCCGGCGGGCCGGCCACGTGGCACCGGTTTCCTCGCCGACCACCACGGAACGGTCGTCACCAGCCACGAAGCCGTCGACGGGCTCAGCCGTGTCGTCCTGCACGCCCCCGGCGACCGGAGCTGGCTCGCCGAGGCCGAGGCCGTCACCCCGCTGCCCGAGAGCGGCCTCGCGCTCGTCCGGACCGAAGGGCTCGGCGGCCGCCCGCTGCCGCTCGCCACCCGGCCCGAGATCGAACCCGGCACCTACGTACGGATCGCCGCCCAGGGCTGGCGCGAGGCCCGTGTCCTCGGCCCCGCCTCCGTCACGTACACCGCAGCCGACCGCTTCCACGCCCTCGCCGACGCCCTCGAACTGGCCATCGGCACCGAGGGCGCCGAGGCGCTCCGCCGCGGCGGACAGGCCGCCGGAGGACCCGTCCTCGACACCGTCACCGGCACCGTCCTCGCCGTCCTCGGCACCGCCCTGCGCGGCGACCGCCGGGCCGCCGGATACGCCGTGCCGCTCCGGCCCGCCGGGTACGCCGTGCCGGTCCGGCCCTCCGGGCCACACCACGAGGGGCCCGCCGCCGTGCCGCCACGGCCCGCCGACCCGCTCACCGCCCTGCTGCGGCGCAACGCGGCCACCGTCCCCGCCTACGGGCCCGACCTCAACCTCGCCGCCATCCTGGAGCTCACCGCCACCTCCACCGGGCCCGTACGGGACCCCGGCCCCTGGCCCGAGCCCGTCGAACGCCCCGACTGCGTCCGCGAGTTCGCCCGCTTCACGGCCGGCCGTGCCCCCGTCCTCGCCCTCGTCGGCGCTCCCGGCACCGGCCGCACCACCGCCCTCGCCGCGCTCTGCGCCCGCCGAGCCCGGGGCGCCGCACCCGCCCCCACCGTCCGGCTGCGCGGCGCCGACCTGCGCGCCGAGGACCGCTCGCTCGCCGACGCCGTCGGCCGCGCCCTGCACCAGGCCGGCCGGATCGTCGCCGCCTCCGGGGCGCTCGGCGACACCACGACCGCCACCCCGGAGCGGGCCGCCGCCCTCGCCCGGGACGCGGGCCGCCCGCTCCTCGTCGTCCTCGACGGCCCCGAGGAGATGCCGCCGCTCCTCGCCCACCGGCTCGCCGACTGGACGGCGGCCACGGAGCACTGGCTCCGCACCCACGGAGCCCGCCTCGTCACCGCCTGCCGCCCGGAGCACTGGGAACAGGCGGGCGCGCTGTACGGACCGGGGGCGCTGCACCGGCCGGCGGGGGACCCGGGCCGGGCGGTGGGGCCCGGCATCGGCCCGTCCGACCCGGGCCGGGCCTCGACCGGCACCGGCGACGCCATGCCCGCCGCGGTCGTCCTCGGGCCGTACACCGAGACGGAGGCCCGTGCCGTACGCGAGGGCTACGGGATCGGGGAGACGGACCTCGCCCCGGCGGACGCCCGGCACCCGCTGGCCCTGCGGCTGCTCGCCGAGGTGCGGGCGGCGCTGCCGGGCGAGGTGCCGGGACGGCCCGGGCGCGAGGAGATCTTCACGGCCTACCTGGACCTGATGTGCCTGCGGACCGCCGTCAGGATCGCCGCGGGCTCGAGCCCCCTCCCCCGGGGGACGGCCGTCCGCCGCCTCGCCGCGCGCGTGACGGGCCGGCTGCACGAGGCGGCCCGCCGGTGCCTCGGCCCCGGACACGGCGTCCTCGACCGGGCCTCCTTCGAGGAGCTGTTCCCCTGGCGCGAGGGCTGGGCCCCGGCCGTCCTCACCGAGGGCCTCCTCGTCCCGGCGGGCTCCGGCTACCGCTTCGCCCACGAGGAACTCGCCGACTGGGTCCAGGCCGCCCACCTGGACCTGGACACGGCCCTGGAGGCCCTGGTCCACGGAGCCCGGCCCACGGACCCGCCCCGCCCGCCCGAGGCACCCGCGCCGGACGACCCGCCCGCCCCGGGCCCGCCCGGCGGGCCCCCGAGGCCCAGCAGGGGCAGGCACGCCGCACCCGCGATGCCATCCGCGATGCCGCCCGGGCCCGGCATCCCGGCCGGTCCGGGCACCACCGGCGGGGCCGCCGGACCGGCCGGGCCCGGCGTTTCTGCCGGTCCCGGTGCCACCGGCGGGCTCGGCGGGGCGGTCGGTCCGGCCGGGCCCGCAGTCCCAGGCAGGCCGGGAGCCCCTGGTGGGGCTGGCCTCCCTGGTGCTCTTGGCGGGCAACGCGGGCCCGGCGCGGCCGCGGAGGCCGGTGAGCCCTGGGTGTCCGGTGCAGCCGACCGGTCCGGAGTGCCCGGCGTGGCCCATCGACCCGGCGCCACCGGCGCGCCCGGTCCGGGCGCCGGGGAACAGGCGGCGGGTGGGCCGTTGCCCGTGCCCCGGCACCGCATCGGGCCCGTGTCGCAGGCGCTGCTGCTGCTCCACCGGGAGCGGGGGGTCGCCGGGCTCGGGCCCCGGCTGGCCGGGCTCGTCGAGGCGCTCGGAGGGTTCGCCCGGGAGGGGCGGAACGGGGACGGGGCCTGGTGGGCCGCCCGGCTGCTCGGGGAGACCGTGCGGCGGGTGCCGGACCCGCGGCCGTACCTGCCCGTCCTGCGGCTCCTCGCCGATGAGGTCGGGGCCCACCCGGAACACCATCCGGTCTTCGCCTCCTTCGGGACCGCCTTCTGGCTGGGGCTGCCGGTCGGCGAGGACGAGCGGATCGATCTGCTGCGGCGGCTCGGCGAACGCAGCCTCGACGCCGTCGCGGCCCTGCTCGCCGCCGACCCCCGGGGCGTCCAGCCGCTCCTCTGCCGCTGGTTCGGCGACCCCCGGCCCCCCGTCGCCACCGCCGCCCAGGCCCTCCTGCACACCCACCGCGCGCTCGCCGTCGACGACCTGTGCGAGGCGCTCGTCGCCACCGCCCACCCGCTCGCCGACGGCCTCCTCGCCGCGCTCGCCCGGGACGAGCCCTCCGCGCTCTGCCGGGCCGTCGACCGCTGGGCCCACGACGACGGGCGCCCGGAGCGGCGCGTCGCGGCCGCCGCGTACGGACACCTGGTCGCCGGGCACGTCACCACCTCCGCCGACCGCGAGCTCCTCCGCTACGCCGCCCTCGCCCTGCTCGCCCGCCCCGGAGACCAGACCCTCCACGGCGCCGCCCTCGGGCTCCTCGTCCGCGACCCGCACACCCGCGCCCGCCACCTCCCGCGCGCCCTGGCCGAGCCCCAGGTGCCCGCCGCCGCGCTCGCCGAGGCACTCCCGACCCACCCCGAGGAGGTCCTCGCCGCCTTCCGGGCCCGCCTGGGCGCCACCGGCGAGACGGCCGCCGCCGCCCTGCGGGTCCTCGCCGAGGTCGACACGCCCGCCCTCGCCCGCCGGATCGCCGCCCTCGTCCGCGAGCACGCCGCCCGCCACCCCGAGGGCGCCCCGCTCGTCGCCGCCTTCGTCGACCGCCGCCTCGAGGACGGACCCGCCGCGAGGGCGATCCTCTTCCCGCTGGTCACAGGCCTGATCCGGGGTCGCCCCGCCCCGCTCCGACGCGCCCTCGCCCCCGTCCTCGCCGCCCCCGGCACCGGGGCCTCCCGCCATCTGCGGGCCGAGCTGCTCGACGTACTCCTGGAGCACGAGCGGTACGAGGCCGAGACCGGGGAGCTGACCGTCCTGGAGGCCCTCCTGCGGGCCGCCGCGGAGGGCGCGGAGCGGCGTACCGTGCCGCGCACCCGGGAGCTCACGTACCGCGTCGGCGCGCTGTGCGTCCGTACCCCCGCGGGCGCCTGGCGGCTCGACCGGACCCTCGCCGGGGCCGTCCGCGAGCTGCCCGCCTTCGCCGCGCTCCTCGCCGCCTGGACGGTCGCCGCCCCCGGCGAGTGGGTGCCGCTGCTCGGCCCGGAGACCCTCCAGGCGCTGCGGAGCCCCGGCACTGCCATGCCGATGCGGACCGACGGCCGTGGACATGGCAGTCTTAGACCTGCGTAAAGGCGAACAGGGCGAACAGGCGGACGAGGAGCGGTCACAGTGCAGCGCTGGCGTGGCTTGGAGGACATCCCCCAGGACTGGGGACGCAGCGTCGTCACCATCGGCTCCTACGACGGGGTGCACCGCGGACACCAGCTGATCATCGGGCGTGCCGTCGAGCGCGCCCGGGAGCTGGGCGTCCCCTCCGTCGTCGTCACCTTCGACCCGCACCCCTCCGAGGTCGTGCGCCCCGGCAGCCACCCGCCGCTGCTCGCCCCGCACCACCGGCGTGCGGAGCTGATCGCGGAGCTCGGCGTGGACGCGGTGCTCGTGCTGCCGTTCACGGCGGAGTTCTCGCAACTCTCCCCGGCCGACTTCATCGTCAAGGTGCTCGTCGACAAGCTGCACGCGAAGGCCGTCATCGAGGGCCCCAACTTCCGCTTCGGGCACCGGGCCGCCGGCAACGTCGCCTTCCTCACCGAGCTCGGCGCCACCTACGACTACGAGGTCGAGGTCATCGACCTGTACGTCAGCGGGGCCGCCGGCGGCGGCCAGCCCTTCTCCTCCACCCTCACCCGCCGCCTCGTCGCCGAGGGCGACATGGCCGGCGCCGCCGAGATCCTCGGCCGCCCGCACCGGGTCGAGGGCATCGTCGTCCGCGGCGCGCAGCGCGGCCGCGAGCTCGGCTTCCCGACGGCCAACGTCGAGACCCTGCCGCACACGGCGATCCCGGCGGACGGCGTCTACGCGGGCTGGCTGACGGCCGCGGGGGAGCGGATGCCGGCGGCGATCTCGGTCGGCACGAACCCGCAGTTCGACGGCACGGAGCGGACGGTCGAGGCGTACGCGATCGACCGCGAGGGGCTCGACCTGTACGGGCTGCACGTGGCGGTGGACTTCCTGGCGTACGTGCGGGGCATGCTGAAGTTCGACACGTTGGACGATCTGCTGCAGGCGATGGCGGCGGACGTGAAGCGCTGCCGCGAACTGACGGAAGAATACGACCGCACCTAACGGCCCGCCCCGTGCGGGCCCACACCCTGCTGGGCTTCGCCCCCGCCCGTGCTGGGCGATGTCCTTCCGCCGCCCGCCGTGTGGCCCCGCGCCGGGGCGGGCGGTGCCCCGCCGCCGTGTGGGCCCGCGCCCCGGCTGGGCGTCGCCCCCCGCCGTGTGGGCAATCGTCCCGCTGGGGCGGGACGGGTGGGCACACGGGACGGTGCCCCCAGCCGGGCCTAGGCGTTCCGCGCCTGGACCCGCACCGACCGAGCGCCGTGCACGGGGTGCGGGTTCAGGCGCGGAAGCCTCTGGCGCCGGCAGGGCGCGGGTCCGTTGTGCCCACCCGTTCCGCCCCAGCGGAACGATTGCCCACAACGGGGGCGGCATGGGGCGCCCGCAACGGAGGCGCCGTCCGGGCGGGTGGGCACCGCCCCAGCGGAACGATTGCCCACAACGGGGCGGGCGACGCCCACAACGGCGGGGCGCCGCCCCGGCGGAGTGGCCGTCCGCGACGGGCCCGGATCAGGCCCCCCGTGTCACCCAGTGGCAGGCAACCGCCTCCCCGCCGCCGCCCAGGACCGGCAGGTCCTCCCCCCGGCAGCGGTCCGCGACCGGCGTCGCCTCGCCCGAGGCGAGGAGCTGGCAGCGGGCGTGGAAGCGGCAGCCGGAGGGGATGCGGGACGGGTCCGGGGGTTCGCCCGTCAGGACCACCGGCGCGCCCTCCGACTCCGGCAGGACCGACAACAGTGCCCGGGTGTATGGGTGTTGTGGGTTCGTCAGGACCGACTCCACCGGTCCCGTCTCCACGACCCGGCCCAGGTACATCACCGCCACCCGGTCCGCGATGTTCCACGCGAGCCCCAGGTCGTGGGTCACCACCAGCGCGGACAGGCCGAGTTCGTCGCGCAGCCGCAGCAGCAGCGCCAGGATCTCTCCCCGTACCGACGCGTCCAGGGACGCCACCGGCTCGTCGGCGACGATCAGTTCGGGCTCCAGGACGAGCGCGCCGGCGATGACCACGCGCTGCCGCTGGCCGCCGGACAGTTCGTGCGGGTAGCGGAGGAAGAACCGCTCCGGGGGACGGAGCCCCGCCCGTGCCAGGGCCTCGCCGACGGCCGTGCGCTCGTCCCCCGCGTACCCGTGGATCCGCAGCCCCTCCGCCACCGCGTCGTACACGGTGTGCCGGGGGTTCAGCGAACCGCTCGGGTCCTGGAGGACCAGCTGTGCCCGCTTCCGGTAGGCCCTGAGCGCCCCCGAGGAGTACGCGAGCGGCTGCCCGTCGAAGGCGATCGTGCCTGCCGTGGGCCGGACCAGGCCGAGCAGCGAGCGGGCCAGCGTCGTCTTGCCGCAGCCCGACTCGCCGACCAGGGCCACGATCTCCCCGGCGCCGATGTCCAGGTCCACGCCGTCCACCGCGCGCGCGGGCGGCGCGCCCCGGCGCCCCGGGAAGGTCACGTGCAGTCCGCGCGCCGAGAGGAGAGGGCGTGCGGGGGCCTCGGTGCTCAGGGCGGGTTCCCCATGCGTCTCGGTGCTCAGGGCGTGTTCCCCATGCGTCTCGGTGACCATGGCGTGTTCCCCACGCCCCTCGCCGCTCGCGACGTGTTCCCCACGTGCCTCGCCGCTCATGACGTGCTCCCCACGTGTACGCAGGCGGCCCGGCGCCCCGCGCCCGCCTCCCGCAGTTCCTGGTCGAGCTCCGCGCAGGCGTCCACCGCCACCGGGCAGCGCGGATGGAAGGTGCAGCCGCCGGGCAGGTCCGCCGGGTCCGGCGGGTCGCCGGGCAGGCCGCGCGGCGCCCGCCGGGACGCGAGGTCCCCGATCCGGGGGAACGCAGAGGACAGCGCCCGCCCGTAGGGGTGCGCGGCCGCCTCGTACACCGCCCGCGCCGGCCCCTCCTCGACGACCCGGCCCGCGTACATCACGGCGAGCCGGTCGCAGGTGTCGGCGAGGACCGCCAGGTCGTGGCTGATCATCAGGAGGCTGATGGACTGCTCGGCGACGAGCCGCTCGATCAGCCGCAGGATCTGCGCCTGGATCATCACGTCGAGCGCGGTCGTCGGCTCGTCCGCGACGATCAGGCGCGGGTCGCAGGCGAGCGCCATCGCGATCATCACGCGCTGCCGCTGCCCGCCGGACAGCTCGTGGGGGTAGGCGGCGGCCCGGGCCGCCGGGAGCCCGACGTGTTCGAGCAGCTCGCCGACCCGTTTGCGGGCCGCCGCCGGGGTCGCCCGGCCGTGCACGAGCAGCGGCTCGGCGATCTGGTCCCCGATCCGGTGCACGGCGTTCAGCGAGTGCATCGCGCCCTGGAAGACGATCGAAGCGCCCGCCCAGCGCACGGCCCGCAGCCGGCCCCAGGACATGGCGAGGACGTCGTCGCCGTCGAGCAGGATCTCGCCCTCGATCCGCGCCGAGGCCGGAAGGAGCCGAAGGAGCGCGAGCGCGAGCGTGGACTTGCCGCAGCCCGACTCGCCGGCGACTCCCAGCTTGGTCCCCGACTCCAGGGTCAGGTCGACCCCGCGCACGGCGGGCACGGCGGCCGCGCCCGACCCGTACGTCACCCTGAGGTCCCGTACCTCGAGGAGGCTCATCGCCCCACCCCCAGCTTCGGGTTCAGTACGGACTCCACGGCCCGGCCGCACAGCGTGAACGCGAGCGCGACCAGGGCGATCGCGATCCCGGGCGGGGCCAGGTACCACCAGTGCCCGGAGGAGACGGCGCCCGCCTCCCGGGCGTCCTGGAGCATCCCGCCCCAGGAGACGACCGTCGGGTCGCCGAGGCCGAGGAAGGCGAGGGTCGCCTCGGTGAGGATGGCAGTCGAGATGCCGAGGGTGGTCTGCGCGAGGACCAGCGGCATCACGTTCGGCAGCACGTGCCGGGTCATGACGTGCCGGTGGCCGCCGCCGAGCGCGGTAGCCCGCTCGATGTACGGGCGGGACTCCACCGCGATCGTCTGCGCCCGTACGAGTCGGGCGGTAGTGGGCCAGGAGGTCACGCCGATCGCCAGGACCACCGTCCACATCGACCGGGACATGACCGTGGCGAGGACGATCGCGAGCACCAGCGTCGGCATCACCAGGAACCAGTCGGTGATCCGCATGACGACGGTCGAGAACCAGCCGCCGTAGTGCCCGGCGATGATGCCGACCAGGGTCCCAATGGCGACGGACAGGGTCGCCGCGAGCAGGCCGACGAGCAGCGAGATCCGGGCGCCCCAGATCAGCAGGCCGAGCAGCGAGCGCCCGAACTGGTCGGTGCCCAGCGGGAACTCGGCGCTCGGCGGCTCCAGGGCGGTGCCCGGCGCCTCCGTCACCGACTGCACGTCGGAGCCGACGGTCCACGGGGCGGTGAGCGCGAGCAGGGCGATCAGGGCGAGGCCGACGAGGCCGTAGAGCCCGGCGCGGTGGGTCCGGTACGACGTCCAGAAGCGCGCGACCGAACCCTTGCGGCGCTCCCATGCGAGAGAGGTCATCGGCCCACCCGGGGGTCGAGCAGCGGATAGAGCAGGTCGGCGATCAGGTTCATCAGGATCATCGCTCCGGCGAAGACCACGAACAGGCCCTGCACGAGCGGCAGATCGGGCACGCTCAGCGCCTGGTAGAACAGCCCGCCGAGCCCCGGCCAGGAGAACACCGTCTCCACCAGGATCGAACCGGCCGCCACGTGGCCCAGGTTGATGAAGATCATGGTCACGGTCGGAAGCAGCGCGTTCGGCACGGCGTGCTTGCGCCGCACGACGTCGTCCCGCAGCCCCTTCGCCCGCGCCGTCGTCAGATAGTCGCCGCCCATCTCGTCGAGGAGCGAGGAGCGCATCACGAGCAGGGTCTGCGCGTAGCCGACGGCGACGAGCGTGACCACGGGCAGGACCAGGTGGTGGGCGACGTCCAGGACGTACGCGAAACCGGTCTCGCCCGTGCCCGACTCCATGCCGCCGGTCGGGAAGAGCCCCGGGATCGGCCCCATGCCCACGGAGAAGACGATGATGAGGATCAGCCCGAGCCAGAAGGAGGGCACCGACCACAGGGTCAGCGCGATCCCGGTGTTCAGCTTGTCGCCGAGCCTGCCGTGCCGCCAGGCCGAGCGGGTGCCCAGCCACAGCCCGAGCGCCGAGTAGATCACCACGGCGACCCCGGTGAGCAGCAGCGTCGCCGGGAGCTTCTCCGCGATGAGGTCCCCGACGGGGGCGCGGAACTGGAACGAGGTGCCGAGGTCGCCGCTCAGCGCCTTGGCGCAGTAGTCGGTGAACTGCTGCCACAGCGGCAGATCGAGCCCGAACTGGCGGCGCAGCGTGGCGAGTTGCTCGGCGGAGGTGGGCACGCCGTGGGTCATCGCCTTCACCGGGTCACCGGGGATGATCCGGAAGAGGAAGAAGCTGGTGACCAGGACCGCGAGGAGCGAGACGAGCGCGCCGCCCAGCTTCCCCGCCGCGTGGCGGAGGTAGCCGAGGGAGGAACCGGTGCGGGGTGCGCCGTCCGTGGCGCGGGCCTTCTCGGCCCGCGCCACGTCGGCGGGGGTGCTTGCCGTCGTCACGTACTACTCGCGGTCGTCGGCGGTGGAGCGGCGGCGCAGACCGAGGAAGGCGCCGAGGCCGAGGACGACGATCACGGCCGCGGCGATGCCGATGATCACCCCGGTGGACGAGCCGCCGTCGGAGTCCTCGGCCTGTGCGGTGGGCACGGCCGACCACCAGCTCCAGTAGCCGTCCTGGCCCCACAGGTTCCCTGCGGCCTCGGGCATGGTCGTGATGGACTTGATCTGGTCCGTGCGGTACGCCTCCAGGGCGTTCGGGTAGGCCATGACGTTCATGTACCCCGTGTCGTACAGCCGGGACTGCATCCGCTTCACCAGATCCGCCCGCTTGGCGGCGTCGTACTCCACCGCCTGCTGCGCGTAGAGCCCGTCGAACTCCTTGTCGCAGATGAAGTTGTCGGTGGCGCCGGAGTCCTTCGGGGTCGCCGGGAGCGTGCCGCAGGTGTGGATGGAGAGCACGTAGTCCGGGTCGGGGTTGACCGACCAGCCGTCGAACGCCAGGTCGTAGTCGCCCTTGACCC
The DNA window shown above is from Streptomyces vietnamensis and carries:
- a CDS encoding DUF503 domain-containing protein yields the protein MYVGTLSFDLLLGDVHSLKEKRSVVRPIVAELQRKFSVSAAEVGDQDLHRRARLGVALVSGDHGFVSDVLDRCERLVAARPEVELLSVRRRLHTDED
- the rbfA gene encoding 30S ribosome-binding factor RbfA, encoding MADNARAKKLADLIREVVAEKLQRGIKDPRLGTHVTITDTRVTGDLREATVFYTVYGDDEERASAAAGLESAKGILRSAVGRAAGTKFTPTLTFVADALPENARTIEDLLDKARASDAQVRQASSGATFAGDADPYKKQGEDEAAE
- a CDS encoding oligopeptide/dipeptide ABC transporter ATP-binding protein encodes the protein MVTETHGEHALSTETHGEPALSTEAPARPLLSARGLHVTFPGRRGAPPARAVDGVDLDIGAGEIVALVGESGCGKTTLARSLLGLVRPTAGTIAFDGQPLAYSSGALRAYRKRAQLVLQDPSGSLNPRHTVYDAVAEGLRIHGYAGDERTAVGEALARAGLRPPERFFLRYPHELSGGQRQRVVIAGALVLEPELIVADEPVASLDASVRGEILALLLRLRDELGLSALVVTHDLGLAWNIADRVAVMYLGRVVETGPVESVLTNPQHPYTRALLSVLPESEGAPVVLTGEPPDPSRIPSGCRFHARCQLLASGEATPVADRCRGEDLPVLGGGGEAVACHWVTRGA
- a CDS encoding ABC transporter permease gives rise to the protein MTSLAWERRKGSVARFWTSYRTHRAGLYGLVGLALIALLALTAPWTVGSDVQSVTEAPGTALEPPSAEFPLGTDQFGRSLLGLLIWGARISLLVGLLAATLSVAIGTLVGIIAGHYGGWFSTVVMRITDWFLVMPTLVLAIVLATVMSRSMWTVVLAIGVTSWPTTARLVRAQTIAVESRPYIERATALGGGHRHVMTRHVLPNVMPLVLAQTTLGISTAILTEATLAFLGLGDPTVVSWGGMLQDAREAGAVSSGHWWYLAPPGIAIALVALAFTLCGRAVESVLNPKLGVGR
- the truB gene encoding tRNA pseudouridine(55) synthase TruB codes for the protein MSTSGKTPDGLVIVDKPSGFTSHDVVAKMRGIAKTRRVGHAGTLDPMATGVLVLGVERATKLLGHLALTEKEYLGTIRLGQTTITDDAEGEITASVDASKVTREQIDAGVAELTGDIMQVPSKVSAIKIDGKRSYARVRGGEEFEIPARPVTVSSFRVYDVREETAEDGTPVVDLVVSVVCSSGTYIRALARDLGAGLGVGGHLTALRRTRVGPYKLDSARTLDQLQEELTVMPVADAAAAAFPRWDVDEKRARLLLNGVRLEMPEYPKGPVAVYGPEGKLLALVEDQRGKAKSLAVFG
- a CDS encoding ABC transporter ATP-binding protein, translated to MSLLEVRDLRVTYGSGAAAVPAVRGVDLTLESGTKLGVAGESGCGKSTLALALLRLLPASARIEGEILLDGDDVLAMSWGRLRAVRWAGASIVFQGAMHSLNAVHRIGDQIAEPLLVHGRATPAAARKRVGELLEHVGLPAARAAAYPHELSGGQRQRVMIAMALACDPRLIVADEPTTALDVMIQAQILRLIERLVAEQSISLLMISHDLAVLADTCDRLAVMYAGRVVEEGPARAVYEAAAHPYGRALSSAFPRIGDLASRRAPRGLPGDPPDPADLPGGCTFHPRCPVAVDACAELDQELREAGAGRRAACVHVGSTS
- a CDS encoding trypsin-like peptidase domain-containing protein; the protein is MGSGDLATLVRICDPAGRPRGTGFLADHHGTVVTSHEAVDGLSRVVLHAPGDRSWLAEAEAVTPLPESGLALVRTEGLGGRPLPLATRPEIEPGTYVRIAAQGWREARVLGPASVTYTAADRFHALADALELAIGTEGAEALRRGGQAAGGPVLDTVTGTVLAVLGTALRGDRRAAGYAVPLRPAGYAVPVRPSGPHHEGPAAVPPRPADPLTALLRRNAATVPAYGPDLNLAAILELTATSTGPVRDPGPWPEPVERPDCVREFARFTAGRAPVLALVGAPGTGRTTALAALCARRARGAAPAPTVRLRGADLRAEDRSLADAVGRALHQAGRIVAASGALGDTTTATPERAAALARDAGRPLLVVLDGPEEMPPLLAHRLADWTAATEHWLRTHGARLVTACRPEHWEQAGALYGPGALHRPAGDPGRAVGPGIGPSDPGRASTGTGDAMPAAVVLGPYTETEARAVREGYGIGETDLAPADARHPLALRLLAEVRAALPGEVPGRPGREEIFTAYLDLMCLRTAVRIAAGSSPLPRGTAVRRLAARVTGRLHEAARRCLGPGHGVLDRASFEELFPWREGWAPAVLTEGLLVPAGSGYRFAHEELADWVQAAHLDLDTALEALVHGARPTDPPRPPEAPAPDDPPAPGPPGGPPRPSRGRHAAPAMPSAMPPGPGIPAGPGTTGGAAGPAGPGVSAGPGATGGLGGAVGPAGPAVPGRPGAPGGAGLPGALGGQRGPGAAAEAGEPWVSGAADRSGVPGVAHRPGATGAPGPGAGEQAAGGPLPVPRHRIGPVSQALLLLHRERGVAGLGPRLAGLVEALGGFAREGRNGDGAWWAARLLGETVRRVPDPRPYLPVLRLLADEVGAHPEHHPVFASFGTAFWLGLPVGEDERIDLLRRLGERSLDAVAALLAADPRGVQPLLCRWFGDPRPPVATAAQALLHTHRALAVDDLCEALVATAHPLADGLLAALARDEPSALCRAVDRWAHDDGRPERRVAAAAYGHLVAGHVTTSADRELLRYAALALLARPGDQTLHGAALGLLVRDPHTRARHLPRALAEPQVPAAALAEALPTHPEEVLAAFRARLGATGETAAAALRVLAEVDTPALARRIAALVREHAARHPEGAPLVAAFVDRRLEDGPAARAILFPLVTGLIRGRPAPLRRALAPVLAAPGTGASRHLRAELLDVLLEHERYEAETGELTVLEALLRAAAEGAERRTVPRTRELTYRVGALCVRTPAGAWRLDRTLAGAVRELPAFAALLAAWTVAAPGEWVPLLGPETLQALRSPGTAMPMRTDGRGHGSLRPA
- a CDS encoding bifunctional riboflavin kinase/FAD synthetase, which gives rise to MQRWRGLEDIPQDWGRSVVTIGSYDGVHRGHQLIIGRAVERARELGVPSVVVTFDPHPSEVVRPGSHPPLLAPHHRRAELIAELGVDAVLVLPFTAEFSQLSPADFIVKVLVDKLHAKAVIEGPNFRFGHRAAGNVAFLTELGATYDYEVEVIDLYVSGAAGGGQPFSSTLTRRLVAEGDMAGAAEILGRPHRVEGIVVRGAQRGRELGFPTANVETLPHTAIPADGVYAGWLTAAGERMPAAISVGTNPQFDGTERTVEAYAIDREGLDLYGLHVAVDFLAYVRGMLKFDTLDDLLQAMAADVKRCRELTEEYDRT
- a CDS encoding ABC transporter permease, producing MTTASTPADVARAEKARATDGAPRTGSSLGYLRHAAGKLGGALVSLLAVLVTSFFLFRIIPGDPVKAMTHGVPTSAEQLATLRRQFGLDLPLWQQFTDYCAKALSGDLGTSFQFRAPVGDLIAEKLPATLLLTGVAVVIYSALGLWLGTRSAWRHGRLGDKLNTGIALTLWSVPSFWLGLILIIVFSVGMGPIPGLFPTGGMESGTGETGFAYVLDVAHHLVLPVVTLVAVGYAQTLLVMRSSLLDEMGGDYLTTARAKGLRDDVVRRKHAVPNALLPTVTMIFINLGHVAAGSILVETVFSWPGLGGLFYQALSVPDLPLVQGLFVVFAGAMILMNLIADLLYPLLDPRVGR